The Methanofervidicoccus sp. A16 genome has a segment encoding these proteins:
- a CDS encoding HemK2/MTQ2 family protein methyltransferase, with the protein MGGVIKIRDIVLKVHPLVYEPAEDSILLMDNLVDVRGKKVLDMGTGTGIQTINAVKKGCDVAVGVDINPYAVELSKENAELNGLEVGREVFFFQSDLFKGMDRIMENLNIDKFDVILFNAPYLPTSQEEKLKDCINYAFDGGIDGRKVLDRFISEVGEYLKEDGIIQIVQSSLTGERRTFEMLKRYGFKGEKTAVMRFFYEEIQLITAKRVK; encoded by the coding sequence ATGGGGGGAGTGATAAAGATAAGGGATATTGTTTTAAAGGTTCATCCCTTAGTGTATGAACCTGCAGAGGACAGTATCCTCCTCATGGATAACTTGGTGGATGTTAGAGGTAAGAAGGTTTTAGATATGGGGACAGGTACTGGCATACAAACTATAAATGCAGTGAAAAAGGGCTGTGATGTTGCTGTGGGAGTAGATATAAATCCCTATGCAGTGGAGTTAAGTAAGGAAAATGCAGAGTTAAACGGTTTAGAAGTAGGTAGAGAAGTATTTTTCTTTCAGAGCGATCTATTTAAGGGTATGGATAGAATAATGGAAAATCTTAATATAGATAAATTTGACGTTATCCTCTTTAATGCACCTTACCTCCCAACCTCTCAGGAGGAGAAATTAAAGGATTGTATAAACTACGCCTTTGACGGAGGGATCGATGGAAGGAAGGTATTGGATAGATTCATCTCGGAGGTTGGAGAGTATTTAAAGGAGGATGGGATAATTCAGATAGTACAGTCCTCCCTAACTGGAGAGAGGAGAACCTTTGAAATGTTGAAGAGATACGGATTTAAAGGTGAAAAAACTGCAGTTATGAGATTCTTCTATGAG
- a CDS encoding RNA-binding protein, whose product MEIKRRHHLKKKELKKVLEELRDAFGVEIPKKVKGEVLVVDNYEVMLIDGEPTLFKVEDKLYPTLHCIMKYNIERGKVVVDMGAVRFLVKGADVMAPGIVDADEDIKEGDMVFAVDETHNKPLIVGRALMDGVTMKNSNRGRAIKTLHYVGDAIWNLK is encoded by the coding sequence TTGGAGATAAAGAGGAGACATCATTTAAAAAAGAAGGAGTTGAAAAAGGTATTGGAGGAGTTGAGAGACGCCTTTGGAGTGGAGATCCCTAAGAAGGTTAAAGGCGAGGTTTTAGTAGTAGATAACTACGAGGTAATGCTCATAGATGGAGAACCTACCCTTTTCAAGGTAGAGGATAAATTGTACCCTACACTTCACTGTATAATGAAGTACAATATAGAGAGGGGAAAGGTTGTGGTGGATATGGGCGCTGTGAGGTTCTTAGTTAAGGGGGCAGATGTTATGGCTCCAGGTATAGTAGATGCAGATGAGGATATTAAGGAGGGAGACATGGTCTTTGCAGTAGATGAAACCCACAACAAACCTCTTATAGTTGGTAGGGCGTTGATGGATGGAGTTACGATGAAAAACTCCAATAGAGGTAGGGCTATAAAAACCCTCCACTACGTTGGAGATGCCATCTGGAACCTTAAGTAG
- a CDS encoding FumA C-terminus/TtdB family hydratase beta subunit, translated as MKLKTPISKDTVYKLKVGDIVYLNGRIYTGRDEAHINIIRGSDREDIKEIVNKLKDGVIYHAGPIMKKVGDRWRCVSIGPTTSARMNEVEEDFIRITGISAIVGKGGMKGDLLNVFKEYGVVYLAAPGGCAALLADAVVDVKGVYLEELGMPEAIWELEVENFGPLIVAMDSHGRSIYEEVNREVMRKLKELI; from the coding sequence GTGAAGTTAAAAACCCCTATATCAAAGGATACAGTGTATAAATTGAAGGTTGGAGATATAGTTTATCTCAATGGAAGGATATATACAGGTAGGGATGAGGCTCATATAAATATTATAAGGGGGTCCGATAGAGAGGATATAAAGGAGATCGTAAATAAGTTAAAGGATGGTGTGATATACCACGCTGGACCAATAATGAAAAAAGTAGGAGATAGATGGAGATGTGTATCCATAGGACCTACAACCTCTGCAAGGATGAACGAGGTAGAGGAGGACTTTATAAGGATTACTGGCATCTCTGCCATAGTTGGGAAGGGAGGAATGAAGGGAGATCTACTAAATGTCTTTAAAGAGTATGGAGTTGTCTACCTCGCCGCCCCTGGAGGGTGTGCAGCACTACTTGCAGATGCAGTGGTAGATGTAAAGGGAGTATATCTAGAGGAGTTAGGTATGCCAGAGGCTATATGGGAACTTGAGGTTGAAAACTTCGGTCCCTTAATAGTTGCAATGGATTCCCATGGGAGGAGTATCTACGAGGAGGTAAATAGGGAGGTAATGAGAAAACTTAAAGAGTTGATTTAA
- a CDS encoding translation initiation factor IF-2 subunit alpha, with protein MRKDFPEEGELVIGTVVDVKPYGAFVELLEYPNREGMIHISEVSSGWVKNIRDHVKRGQRVVAKVMRVDRKKGHIDLSLKRVTEQQKKAKIQEWKRFQRAEKLLQFAGEKLGKSLEEAWEEVGYKLEEEFGELYNALECIAIEGKEILEELDIPEEWRNVLYEVAVENIELPTVKVDGVLTITTTEPDGIKVIKKVLKKALKANPYEDVVVDIRYIGAPKYRIEVEAPDYKSGEEVLKKVADTAIKHIKKYKGGEGSFVREYH; from the coding sequence ATGAGAAAGGATTTCCCAGAGGAGGGAGAGTTGGTTATAGGTACAGTTGTAGATGTTAAACCTTATGGGGCATTTGTAGAGTTGTTGGAGTATCCAAATAGAGAGGGAATGATTCATATATCTGAGGTATCCTCTGGATGGGTAAAGAATATAAGGGATCATGTTAAAAGGGGCCAGAGGGTAGTGGCAAAGGTAATGAGGGTGGATAGGAAGAAGGGACATATAGATCTATCCCTAAAGAGAGTTACAGAACAGCAGAAAAAGGCTAAAATCCAGGAGTGGAAGAGATTCCAGAGGGCGGAGAAGTTGCTACAGTTTGCAGGGGAGAAACTTGGGAAGTCCCTTGAGGAGGCATGGGAGGAGGTAGGATACAAGTTAGAGGAAGAATTTGGAGAACTCTACAACGCCTTAGAGTGTATCGCCATAGAGGGTAAAGAGATCTTAGAGGAGTTGGATATTCCTGAGGAGTGGAGAAATGTACTCTACGAGGTGGCAGTGGAGAACATAGAGTTGCCTACTGTAAAGGTGGATGGTGTATTAACAATTACTACAACAGAACCTGACGGTATCAAGGTTATAAAGAAAGTTCTGAAGAAGGCATTAAAGGCCAATCCCTACGAGGATGTTGTTGTAGATATAAGATACATCGGGGCTCCAAAGTACAGGATAGAGGTTGAGGCTCCAGACTATAAGAGTGGGGAGGAGGTACTGAAGAAAGTTGCAGATACCGCTATAAAACATATAAAGAAGTACAAGGGAGGAGAAGGTAGTTTCGTAAGGGAGTACCACTAA
- a CDS encoding RNA-protein complex protein Nop10 — MRIRKCPKCKRYTLKDICSACGERTVTVKPPRFSLEDRYGKYRRMLKKRLKGKE; from the coding sequence ATGAGGATAAGAAAGTGCCCAAAATGTAAGAGATACACCTTGAAGGATATCTGTAGTGCCTGTGGAGAGAGGACTGTAACTGTTAAACCACCGAGGTTCTCCTTAGAGGACAGATATGGCAAGTACAGGAGGATGTTGAAGAAGAGATTAAAGGGTAAGGAATAA